The following DNA comes from Ignavibacteria bacterium.
TAAAAAGCGGCGCAGGTGCTGTTCTTGCTGCATTTCCGCGTTCAGTTAGCGCGCATTTCAGCCGGAAGCTTTCAGAAGTTATCAAAACAGAGCTTGATGAAACACCTGATGGTTCAATTGCAGGTGATTCATATGCCGGGCTGCAAAAACAATTATCAAAAGCTGATGCTGTTTTGATCGGCCCGGGTCTCTCTTTAAATAAGGAAACAGAAAATTTTCTGTTTGATGTAATTGAAAATGTTAAGTCTCCGCTTGTAATTGATGCTGATGCTCTGAACCTGCTTGCAGGAAATATTGAAATACTTAACCGCAGGAAAAGCTCCGCAGAAATAATTTTAACTCCACACATTGGTGAATTCGCAAAGCTCTCAGGAAGAACAACAGAAGAGATAACAGCTAACAGGTTTGAGATAACTTCTGAGTTCGCAAAAAAATATAATGTTAATGTTGTTCTTAAATCAGAAACATCAATCAGCTGCTCTCCTGATGGGAAAATATATATAAATAATTCCGGAAATGAACAGCTTGGCTCAGCAGGTTCAGGTGACGTGCTTTCAGGAATAATAGTATCAATACTTGCTCAAACTGGTAATGTTTTTTCAGCAATGGTTTGCGGAAATTATATACACGGAATGCTTGCTGAGAGATATTACAATAAATACGGCAATAAACAATCAGCTTCACAGCAGGATCTGATCGAGTTCATTCCAGATGTAATTACCGGGATACTGAGTTAACATTTGCAAGGAGAGAGAGATAAAATTTTGCTAGCGAAGCGAATCAATCTCATCAATAAAACAACAACATTCCCAAACAGGAGTATGGGAATGAGGTAATGTGAAAAAATATTAATAAAATGATTAGCCACGACCTTTAAGTCGTGGTTGATATAGAAGTGAAAAATAAGGGGCTTTAGCCCCGTTTGATGTATTAATTCAAAACTACGAATCTGAAAAAATTTCTTAAATATCACTTCCCGTTTATTTTATGGGCTTTGATAATATTCATTCAATCCAGCTTTCCGGCTGTTGAACTTCCAAAAGTAGAGCTCATCAGCTTTGATAAAGTAGTTCATGCCGGAGTATTTGGTTTTCTGGCTGCACTGGCATATATTTCATTTATTAATCTGAACCCCGATTCAGCTTTTGCAGGCTCGCCTTATTTGTGGAGCGGTATAGTTTGCATTATTTACGGCGCATCTG
Coding sequences within:
- a CDS encoding VanZ family protein, with protein sequence MIIFIQSSFPAVELPKVELISFDKVVHAGVFGFLAALAYISFINLNPDSAFAGSPYLWSGIVCIIYGASDEIHQYFVPNRSSEVQDWIADIAGIIIMLLVIKYFLSKRFKLFQRIK